From the Spiroplasma alleghenense genome, one window contains:
- a CDS encoding F0F1 ATP synthase subunit A — MLLAGDSSKSPLQDSLYAFTPQLVSILLTFIVISIFCIVYNVKIRNHQNREKMSGFLVITEMFITGVEDLVVSIMGKKYRKLTPYAMYIILYIFVGCLLSLLGFESAMTSLTVTFSMAFVTFIGIYYFGIKYQKLSFFKKYLNPLELITQFVPLLSMAFRLFGNLLAGSIILGLFYSFFIGLQAGFSGDKSALLGITNGVKHGWLNNDIWNTDPEHYDLTWNAQYTYFWAGINIFTTAFGPFLHMYFDLFDGMIQSAVFVILTLSYWGEAMGEEHEEPEPERRNSVRTENQKNNNKQKLIKI, encoded by the coding sequence ATGTTGCTTGCTGGAGATAGTTCTAAGAGTCCACTTCAAGACTCCTTATATGCTTTTACACCACAGCTAGTTTCCATTTTATTAACTTTTATAGTAATATCAATATTCTGCATTGTTTACAATGTAAAGATTAGAAACCATCAGAACCGGGAGAAGATGAGTGGATTTCTAGTTATCACCGAAATGTTTATCACAGGAGTGGAAGATTTGGTTGTCAGCATTATGGGTAAAAAATACCGTAAACTGACACCATATGCAATGTATATAATTTTATACATCTTTGTTGGTTGTTTGCTTTCATTACTTGGATTCGAATCAGCAATGACCTCACTGACAGTAACGTTTTCAATGGCGTTTGTTACATTTATAGGAATATACTATTTTGGAATAAAATATCAAAAACTAAGTTTTTTTAAAAAATACTTAAACCCTTTAGAGTTAATTACTCAATTTGTACCGCTACTTTCTATGGCTTTCCGTTTATTTGGGAACCTACTAGCGGGAAGTATTATTTTGGGGCTTTTCTACTCTTTCTTTATCGGTTTACAAGCTGGATTTAGTGGAGATAAATCAGCCTTATTAGGAATTACCAATGGAGTTAAACACGGTTGACTTAATAATGATATTTGGAACACAGATCCAGAACATTACGATTTAACTTGAAATGCTCAATACACATATTTTTGGGCTGGGATAAATATATTTACCACAGCTTTCGGGCCATTCTTACATATGTATTTTGACCTTTTTGATGGTATGATTCAATCAGCGGTTTTCGTTATCCTTACCTTATCTTATTGAGGTGAAGCTATGGGAGAAGAACACGAAGAACCTGAACCAGAACGAAGAAATTCTGTAAGAACAGAAAATCAAAAAAATAACAACAAACAAAAATTAATTAAAATTTAA
- the atpF gene encoding F0F1 ATP synthase subunit B produces the protein MINLLATPGIPEITHGLFPNLPNFIAHVLSTIVLILLLAKLVYKPFRNSIDERRKKINSLLDEAADKTTKANRDKKEAEILLKNAKNDSLNIIKSAYTEADTNKMAILDRARREANNIQNHAKISIEHERDALKEEIRQNVIGVAFSAAEKVLEKNITKEDNQKIIESFIDDLDRVD, from the coding sequence ATGATTAATTTATTAGCAACACCAGGGATTCCAGAAATTACCCACGGGCTATTTCCGAATCTTCCAAATTTTATTGCCCACGTCTTATCAACAATAGTTTTAATTTTATTACTAGCAAAACTGGTTTACAAACCTTTTCGTAATTCTATTGATGAACGTCGTAAAAAAATTAATTCATTATTAGATGAAGCGGCCGATAAGACAACTAAGGCAAACAGAGACAAAAAAGAAGCTGAAATATTATTAAAAAATGCTAAAAATGATTCTTTAAATATTATTAAATCAGCATATACAGAAGCTGATACAAATAAAATGGCAATTTTAGATCGTGCTCGAAGAGAGGCGAATAACATTCAAAACCATGCGAAAATTTCAATCGAACATGAACGCGATGCTTTAAAAGAAGAAATTCGACAAAACGTTATTGGAGTTGCTTTTTCAGCTGCCGAAAAAGTTTTAGAGAAAAATATTACAAAAGAAGATAACCAAAAAATTATTGAAAGTTTTATTGACGACTTAGATAGGGTTGATTAA
- a CDS encoding F0F1 ATP synthase subunit delta — protein sequence MILNESIISNWGHALFSIAKKENKIESYMEQSNIIIEILKKNQGITKILTTPNIDLDKKLVIVDEVFSKFKFENYIINAIKILVRQKSFIYCRAIFKKLRKNLLEEKHILYGTIWSTVELSDDQIKKIEEKISKKLQENVILINKIDPKLIGGLQVIVKGNTFDGSLRGKLEAIKKSSISNRE from the coding sequence ATGATTTTAAATGAGTCAATTATAAGTAACTGAGGCCACGCACTTTTTAGCATAGCCAAAAAAGAAAATAAAATTGAATCTTATATGGAGCAATCAAATATTATTATTGAAATTTTGAAAAAAAATCAAGGAATTACTAAAATCCTAACAACTCCAAATATTGATTTAGATAAAAAATTAGTTATCGTAGATGAAGTTTTTTCAAAATTTAAGTTTGAAAATTACATTATTAATGCCATAAAAATTTTAGTTAGACAAAAATCTTTTATTTACTGTCGGGCTATTTTTAAAAAACTCCGTAAAAATTTATTGGAGGAAAAACATATTTTATATGGAACAATTTGATCAACTGTTGAATTAAGTGATGATCAAATTAAAAAAATTGAAGAAAAAATAAGTAAAAAATTGCAAGAGAATGTGATTTTAATAAATAAAATTGATCCCAAATTAATTGGTGGTTTACAAGTTATTGTCAAAGGAAACACTTTTGACGGTTCTTTGCGAGGAAAATTAGAAGCGATCAAGAAATCTTCAATAAGCAATAGAGAGTAA
- a CDS encoding IMPACT family protein: MKTIANTIFREDYEIKKSKFKVTISRVDSKAAVEKFLKENSDPKASHNCFAYVINGDVNIEQFHNDGEPSGTAGEPLINLIKKNNLSNIVILVTRFFGGIKLGAGPLMRAYNSSANDLLKKCQFINLVAGFEVGINFKLEQIKLVDSILVKYGVISKKQFTENVNYIFETINEGLIMELKPLVEINYIINKFVSQV; encoded by the coding sequence ATGAAGACTATCGCTAATACTATTTTTAGAGAAGATTATGAAATAAAAAAATCAAAATTCAAAGTAACAATATCTCGAGTAGACAGCAAAGCTGCTGTTGAAAAATTTTTAAAAGAAAATAGCGACCCCAAAGCTAGTCACAACTGTTTTGCTTATGTGATTAACGGGGATGTTAATATTGAACAATTCCACAATGATGGTGAACCTTCAGGAACGGCTGGAGAGCCTTTAATTAATTTAATTAAAAAAAATAATTTAAGTAACATCGTTATTTTAGTCACCAGATTTTTTGGTGGTATAAAACTTGGAGCCGGGCCGCTTATGAGGGCTTATAACTCAAGTGCAAATGATTTATTAAAAAAATGTCAGTTTATCAATTTGGTTGCTGGTTTTGAAGTTGGTATTAATTTTAAATTGGAACAAATTAAACTAGTTGATTCAATTTTAGTAAAATATGGGGTAATTTCCAAAAAGCAATTTACAGAAAATGTTAATTATATTTTTGAAACCATAAATGAGGGCTTGATAATGGAATTGAAACCATTGGTGGAAATAAACTATATTATAAACAAATTTGTTAGTCAAGTTTAG
- the atpA gene encoding F0F1 ATP synthase subunit alpha — MAINIKDIFEVIEQQIKNYGKDIVHTEDGTVVTVGDGVAMLYGLENAMMGELLIFPNNVYGMVLNLEEGAIGAVLMGDDSLVKEGDIVKRSGKVVETPVGDALLGRVVNAIGVPIDGKGPIDSKQFRPVEKMASGVMARKSVNEPLETGILGIDAIIPIGKGQRELIIGDRQTGKTAIAIDAIINQIGKNVKCVYVAIGQKESTVVQIVEKLKQAGAMEFTTVVSASASELAPLQYISPYTGVTIAEEWMAQGDDVLVVYDDLSKHAVAYRTMALLLRRAPGREAYPGDVFYLHSRLLERAAKVTSEFGGGSITALPIIETQAGDISAYIPTNVISITDGQIFLSESSFKSGVRPAVDTGLSVSRVGSSAQIKAVRQMGGTLKLELAQYYELAAFAKFGSDLDESTQQTLEHGKRIIEILKQRQYRPISQIDQAIILLAIKSRLIKWLPVEFMSYFKDSLIHHFNKSPEGKKLWKRLDDAKAFDEKLEKDIEAEIKIMLKRAIKMIDKYDPNQYGKIEEYKKL, encoded by the coding sequence TTGGCGATTAACATTAAAGATATTTTCGAAGTAATCGAACAACAAATAAAAAATTACGGTAAAGATATTGTTCATACCGAAGACGGAACTGTTGTAACTGTTGGGGATGGAGTTGCAATGCTTTATGGTTTGGAAAATGCCATGATGGGGGAACTGCTTATTTTCCCAAACAATGTTTATGGAATGGTTTTAAATCTTGAAGAAGGAGCAATTGGTGCTGTTTTAATGGGAGATGACTCGCTTGTAAAAGAAGGAGACATTGTTAAGCGTTCGGGTAAGGTTGTTGAAACTCCAGTTGGGGATGCTTTATTGGGAAGAGTTGTAAATGCAATCGGTGTACCAATTGATGGTAAAGGACCAATTGATTCAAAACAATTTCGCCCAGTAGAAAAAATGGCTTCAGGAGTAATGGCTAGAAAGTCAGTAAACGAACCTTTGGAAACAGGAATATTAGGAATTGATGCAATTATTCCGATTGGAAAAGGTCAAAGAGAATTAATAATTGGGGATCGCCAAACTGGTAAAACCGCAATTGCAATTGATGCTATTATTAACCAAATTGGTAAAAATGTTAAGTGTGTTTATGTTGCAATTGGTCAAAAAGAATCAACAGTTGTTCAGATAGTTGAAAAATTAAAACAGGCTGGAGCAATGGAATTTACAACAGTAGTTTCAGCTTCCGCAAGTGAGCTTGCACCGCTACAATACATTTCTCCTTATACAGGAGTAACAATAGCTGAGGAATGAATGGCTCAAGGCGATGATGTTCTTGTGGTATATGATGACCTATCAAAACATGCTGTGGCTTATCGAACAATGGCGTTACTATTGCGTAGAGCACCAGGCCGTGAAGCTTATCCAGGAGATGTATTTTACTTACATTCAAGATTGTTAGAAAGAGCTGCAAAGGTGACAAGCGAATTTGGTGGGGGAAGTATTACAGCCTTGCCAATTATTGAAACCCAGGCAGGAGACATTTCTGCATATATCCCAACTAACGTTATTTCAATTACCGATGGTCAAATATTTTTAAGCGAATCTTCATTTAAATCTGGGGTTAGACCTGCTGTGGATACTGGATTATCAGTTTCTCGTGTTGGTTCTTCTGCGCAAATTAAAGCGGTTCGCCAAATGGGGGGGACTTTAAAACTGGAATTAGCTCAATATTATGAACTAGCAGCTTTTGCAAAATTTGGTAGTGATTTAGATGAATCAACTCAACAAACACTTGAACATGGTAAAAGAATTATTGAAATACTAAAACAACGCCAGTATCGTCCAATTTCTCAAATTGACCAAGCTATTATTTTATTAGCAATTAAATCTCGACTAATAAAATGATTACCAGTTGAATTCATGAGTTACTTCAAAGATTCTCTAATACATCATTTCAATAAATCTCCTGAAGGAAAAAAATTATGAAAACGACTTGACGATGCTAAAGCATTTGATGAAAAGCTTGAAAAAGACATAGAAGCAGAAATAAAAATAATGCTGAAGCGTGCAATTAAAATGATAGATAAATATGACCCAAATCAATATGGCAAAATTGAAGAATATAAAAAGCTATAG
- a CDS encoding F0F1 ATP synthase subunit C gives MHTEFMTIFTNYALTLSVILPNFFLADADSIGAGLKSLGAGVAAVGVLGAGIGQGITGQGACLAIGRNPEMSGQITKTMILAAGIAESGAIYALIISLLLIFV, from the coding sequence ATGCATACAGAATTTATGACTATTTTTACAAATTACGCACTAACACTTTCAGTAATTTTGCCAAATTTCTTTTTGGCTGATGCAGATAGCATTGGGGCTGGATTAAAATCTTTAGGAGCCGGAGTCGCTGCTGTGGGAGTTCTAGGAGCCGGAATCGGGCAAGGAATTACAGGTCAAGGTGCTTGTTTAGCAATCGGTAGAAATCCAGAGATGTCTGGTCAGATAACAAAAACAATGATTCTTGCAGCAGGTATTGCAGAGTCGGGAGCTATTTATGCTCTAATTATTTCACTTCTATTAATCTTTGTTTAG
- the atpD gene encoding F0F1 ATP synthase subunit beta: MIKIGEIVQVLGPVVDVKFEEGQVPSLYNALKLENNENSLTLEVMQHIGDEIVRTIAMGPTEGLVRGIKVTDTGSAISVPVGNEVLGRMFNVLGEPIDNLPAIIKGKVMPIHRQAPTYEELTTSAEILETGIKVVDLMTPFAKGGKIGLFGGAGVGKTVLVQELINNIAKAHGGISVFAGVGERTREGNDLYFEMKEAGVLDKTSLVFGQMNEPPGARMRVALTGLTIAEYFRDVKNQDVLLFIDNIFRFTQAGSEVSALLGRMPSAVGYQPTLSTEMGALQERITSTINGSITSVQAVYVPADDLTDPAPATTFSHLDARIVLDRSIAALGIYPAIDPLASSSRMLDPEIVGEKHYQVALEVQQILQKYKDLQSIIAILGLEELSEEDKITVNRARKIRNFLSQPFTVGEKFTGRPGKYVPISETVKSFETIISGAVDNIPELFFMYAGSIHEVMEKYNEASNKNKSLKKNK; encoded by the coding sequence ATGATAAAAATTGGTGAGATAGTTCAGGTTTTAGGTCCTGTAGTAGACGTAAAATTTGAAGAAGGTCAGGTTCCAAGTCTTTATAATGCTTTGAAATTGGAAAACAACGAAAATTCATTGACTCTTGAAGTAATGCAACATATCGGGGATGAAATTGTTAGAACCATCGCTATGGGGCCAACTGAAGGACTTGTTCGAGGAATAAAAGTTACAGATACTGGTTCTGCAATTTCAGTTCCGGTTGGTAATGAAGTTCTTGGACGAATGTTTAACGTCTTGGGAGAACCGATCGATAATTTACCAGCAATAATCAAAGGTAAAGTTATGCCAATTCATCGCCAAGCACCAACTTACGAAGAACTAACAACATCAGCGGAAATACTTGAAACTGGTATTAAGGTTGTCGACTTAATGACTCCTTTTGCTAAAGGTGGAAAAATTGGTTTATTTGGAGGAGCTGGAGTAGGTAAGACTGTTTTGGTTCAAGAATTAATTAATAACATTGCTAAGGCTCATGGTGGAATTTCAGTATTTGCAGGAGTCGGTGAAAGAACTCGTGAAGGAAACGACTTATATTTTGAAATGAAGGAAGCTGGAGTTTTAGATAAAACCAGTTTAGTTTTTGGTCAAATGAATGAACCACCGGGAGCACGTATGCGAGTTGCTCTTACCGGATTGACAATTGCTGAGTATTTTAGAGATGTCAAAAATCAAGATGTGTTACTTTTCATTGATAATATTTTTAGATTTACTCAAGCGGGTAGTGAGGTTTCGGCTCTTTTGGGTAGAATGCCAAGTGCGGTTGGTTATCAACCAACACTGTCAACAGAAATGGGTGCTTTACAAGAAAGAATTACCTCAACCATAAATGGATCGATTACTTCTGTACAAGCTGTTTATGTTCCTGCAGATGATTTAACAGATCCAGCGCCGGCAACTACTTTCTCACACTTAGATGCCAGAATTGTTTTAGATCGCTCAATTGCAGCCTTGGGGATTTATCCAGCAATTGATCCATTGGCTTCAAGTTCAAGAATGCTTGACCCAGAAATAGTTGGAGAAAAACATTATCAAGTGGCACTTGAAGTTCAACAAATTTTGCAAAAATACAAAGATTTACAATCTATTATTGCAATTTTAGGTTTAGAGGAATTATCAGAAGAAGATAAAATTACTGTAAATCGTGCTCGTAAAATACGTAACTTCCTTAGTCAGCCATTTACAGTCGGAGAAAAATTTACAGGACGTCCTGGTAAATACGTTCCAATTTCTGAAACTGTTAAATCTTTTGAAACTATCATTTCAGGAGCAGTAGATAACATACCAGAATTATTTTTTATGTATGCAGGAAGCATTCATGAAGTAATGGAAAAATATAACGAAGCTTCAAATAAAAACAAAAGTTTGAAAAAAAATAAATAG
- a CDS encoding 5'-3' exonuclease — protein sequence MEKGAVVNQNPILVVDGYHLLHKGYYGSLKRTKLPRNRDGILINAVYTFVANINDYINSNKYHTIIVTFDVGKGCWRKELYPEYKAKRKDTPEDLIPQMQLVREFLTFINIPWYEKENFEGDDVMGTIAKISNSLGYNVHILSNDRDTFQLINEKTSVILKGNKDEDDQIIHKESVFEKYGCTPNQIPDLKSLMGDPSDNIKGVRGMHYTTAIELLSEYQNIENIFKNIENIDQRQTERLIRNRDQIFLNKKIATIQKNLKLGHIDFRPLKINYKSYIYFLKRERMWAFVSRIENKINDNQNSQ from the coding sequence ATGGAAAAGGGAGCGGTCGTGAACCAAAATCCCATACTTGTAGTAGATGGTTATCATTTACTACATAAAGGCTACTATGGTTCTTTAAAAAGAACCAAGTTGCCAAGAAACAGAGATGGGATTTTAATTAACGCGGTTTATACATTTGTCGCTAATATTAACGACTATATTAACTCGAATAAATATCATACAATTATTGTAACATTTGATGTTGGAAAAGGTTGCTGACGAAAGGAATTATATCCCGAGTACAAAGCCAAAAGAAAAGACACTCCCGAGGACCTAATTCCTCAAATGCAATTAGTAAGGGAATTTCTGACTTTCATAAATATTCCTTGATATGAGAAGGAAAACTTTGAAGGCGATGATGTAATGGGAACAATTGCTAAAATTTCCAATAGTCTTGGTTATAATGTCCATATCCTTTCCAATGATCGCGACACCTTTCAATTAATAAACGAAAAAACTTCAGTAATTTTGAAAGGCAACAAAGATGAAGATGATCAAATTATTCATAAAGAATCTGTTTTTGAAAAATATGGTTGTACCCCCAATCAGATTCCAGATCTGAAAAGCTTAATGGGTGACCCAAGCGACAATATTAAAGGTGTCCGCGGAATGCATTATACTACAGCTATTGAATTATTAAGCGAGTATCAAAATATAGAAAACATTTTTAAAAATATCGAGAACATCGACCAGAGGCAAACCGAGCGTCTTATCCGTAATAGAGATCAGATATTTTTAAATAAAAAAATTGCCACAATTCAAAAAAATTTGAAATTAGGCCATATTGATTTTAGACCTTTAAAAATTAATTACAAAAGTTATATTTATTTTTTAAAAAGAGAACGCATGTGAGCGTTTGTAAGTCGCATTGAAAATAAAATTAATGATAATCAAAATTCGCAATAA
- a CDS encoding MG406 family protein, protein MRWVLQTFKKWFIKNKLLLIVFTSFFIFTMTTLITLVSLSIINWNWITGFLIGSFTSYLSIYFIKISADLLVKTENHYFFVFLFLSRVGFYMLVTLLVLILPDLFSIEAFLIGIVNSIFYPFFNHKNV, encoded by the coding sequence ATGAGGTGAGTTTTGCAAACTTTTAAAAAATGATTTATTAAAAACAAATTATTACTAATTGTTTTTACTAGTTTCTTTATATTCACTATGACAACATTAATTACTTTAGTATCTCTAAGTATTATAAATTGAAACTGAATAACAGGTTTTTTAATTGGATCATTCACCTCTTACTTATCCATTTATTTTATAAAAATATCAGCAGACTTATTAGTAAAGACTGAAAATCACTACTTTTTCGTTTTCTTATTTTTATCAAGAGTTGGATTTTATATGCTAGTAACCTTATTGGTTCTCATACTCCCAGACTTATTTTCGATTGAAGCTTTTTTAATCGGAATAGTTAATAGCATTTTTTATCCATTTTTTAATCATAAGAATGTTTAA
- a CDS encoding FoF1 ATP synthase subunit delta/epsilon: protein MKTKLKIITPEGIFIDDILVDIVNVQTTDGDMGFLVNHSPVVATLKIGTLSYRQGGKVFYVHVHRGIVKAGKDQVKVITERVYLVDKNGNRLK, encoded by the coding sequence TTGAAAACAAAATTAAAAATTATCACTCCTGAGGGTATTTTTATTGACGATATCTTGGTTGATATCGTTAACGTTCAAACCACTGATGGAGATATGGGTTTTCTTGTAAACCATAGCCCTGTTGTTGCGACTTTAAAAATTGGGACTTTAAGCTATCGCCAAGGTGGTAAGGTATTCTATGTTCATGTTCACCGCGGTATTGTAAAAGCTGGTAAAGATCAAGTTAAAGTAATCACCGAGAGAGTGTATCTTGTTGATAAAAATGGTAACAGACTTAAATAA
- the atpG gene encoding ATP synthase F1 subunit gamma — protein MPNLSNLKSEIANVKDIGKITSAMELVATAKLKRVAKRIGEVKIYVAEVYQVFNEIISSSQKSIFLADANKKFSKTLWVVINSNLGLAGGYNSNINKKVLQEMKDKDEILAIGQKAVNYFKEHKKTIHDQILDVDVNFTNSRAREISTEILAKYNNEVFDEIQICYTKFINNVTFEPTLLRLFPIIKKPELKDQSPKILTTFEPSAEEVLDASVMMYINTIVFGTIVESQVSEQASRRTAMENATKNGSELCEELSILYNRKRQDAITQEITEIVGGANAQNEK, from the coding sequence ATGCCTAATTTAAGTAATTTAAAAAGCGAAATTGCCAATGTTAAAGATATTGGAAAAATAACTAGTGCAATGGAACTTGTTGCAACCGCAAAACTGAAACGTGTTGCCAAACGAATCGGTGAGGTTAAAATTTATGTTGCTGAAGTTTATCAAGTTTTTAATGAGATAATTTCTTCCTCACAAAAATCAATATTTTTAGCGGATGCAAATAAAAAATTTAGCAAAACTTTATGGGTAGTAATTAATTCAAATTTAGGTTTAGCTGGTGGATACAATTCAAATATAAACAAAAAAGTCTTACAAGAAATGAAAGACAAAGACGAAATTCTAGCAATAGGTCAAAAAGCGGTAAACTATTTTAAAGAGCACAAGAAAACAATTCATGATCAAATTTTAGATGTTGATGTTAATTTTACAAACAGTAGAGCAAGGGAGATAAGCACTGAAATTCTTGCTAAATACAACAATGAAGTATTTGATGAGATTCAAATTTGCTACACTAAGTTTATAAATAACGTTACATTTGAACCAACATTACTGAGACTATTTCCGATAATCAAAAAGCCTGAGTTAAAAGATCAAAGCCCAAAAATTTTGACAACTTTTGAACCTAGTGCAGAAGAAGTCTTGGATGCTTCGGTTATGATGTATATTAATACAATTGTGTTTGGAACAATTGTTGAATCTCAGGTTTCCGAACAGGCAAGTCGACGTACTGCCATGGAAAATGCTACTAAAAATGGTAGTGAGCTATGCGAAGAATTAAGTATTTTGTATAATCGAAAACGTCAAGATGCAATTACACAAGAAATTACAGAAATCGTTGGTGGCGCAAATGCCCAGAACGAAAAGTAG